Proteins from one Oscillatoria nigro-viridis PCC 7112 genomic window:
- a CDS encoding methyltransferase FkbM, with the protein MKTPVAFFGFNRPHTTERVFAAIREVKPPKLLLVVDGPRSDKPEEAEKCAEVRAIIEKVDWDCQVYKNYAEANMGCKHRVASGLDWVFNTVEEAIIVEDDCLPNPSFFHFCEEMLDLYRNEPRVMMISGTNYLEEWKLDRQSYHFSYYGGIWGWASWQRAWQFYDINMQAWINPDVKAKIKAILADEAQYKIRARDLENTFQGKVDTWDFQWSFARLAQGGLSIVPCVNLVANLGFGLEATHTGTLNKEIAEMKQLDLKFPLEINDNLMVDREYDRLMFEKLFISHESLINKAIKHLKKIPDKLRFK; encoded by the coding sequence ATGAAAACACCTGTGGCTTTTTTTGGATTTAATCGCCCTCATACAACAGAGAGGGTATTTGCAGCGATTCGGGAAGTTAAACCGCCCAAACTTCTACTTGTGGTTGATGGACCACGCTCTGATAAGCCAGAGGAAGCTGAAAAATGTGCTGAGGTAAGAGCCATAATTGAAAAAGTGGACTGGGATTGTCAAGTTTATAAAAATTATGCTGAGGCTAATATGGGCTGTAAGCACAGGGTAGCTAGTGGGTTAGATTGGGTATTTAATACAGTAGAAGAAGCAATTATTGTGGAAGATGATTGCTTGCCAAATCCATCTTTTTTTCATTTTTGTGAAGAAATGTTGGATTTATATAGAAATGAACCCAGGGTAATGATGATTAGTGGGACTAATTATTTGGAGGAATGGAAATTAGATCGGCAAAGTTATCATTTCTCTTATTATGGAGGTATTTGGGGCTGGGCTTCTTGGCAGAGGGCATGGCAATTTTATGATATTAATATGCAGGCTTGGATCAATCCTGACGTGAAAGCAAAAATTAAAGCTATACTGGCTGATGAGGCTCAGTATAAAATTAGAGCGCGGGATTTGGAAAATACTTTTCAGGGTAAGGTAGATACGTGGGATTTTCAATGGAGTTTTGCTCGCTTGGCTCAAGGGGGCTTGTCGATCGTGCCTTGTGTCAATTTGGTGGCTAATTTAGGTTTTGGGTTAGAGGCTACTCATACTGGAACTCTCAATAAGGAAATAGCAGAAATGAAACAATTAGATTTAAAGTTTCCTCTTGAAATCAATGATAATCTGATGGTCGATCGAGAGTACGATCGATTAATGTTTGAAAAACTATTTATCAGCCATGAGAGTTTGATTAATAAGGCGATCAAAC